In one Umezawaea sp. Da 62-37 genomic region, the following are encoded:
- a CDS encoding DegT/DnrJ/EryC1/StrS family aminotransferase, with product MNPPSAPPIPFFTQASSFERCWPEISRHLNALLDRGKYSHGRQVVELEGVLADYTGAAHVLAVNSGTDALTLLLRAAGVRRGDEVVVPAFSFVATASSVSLALATPAFADIDPESYALDPESAEAAVTDRTAAIMPTHLFWQMADMTGIGEVAARHDLALVEDSAEAIGMRWDGTHAGLLGKGGVLSFFPTKTLGALGDAGAILTNDPTVAELAGTLRHHGRMGRTTDHIAGISNLSGASGTNSKMDDVQACVLMGKLPHLDDDIARRAQLAEAYTERLSGVPGVLRLPSLAKREVRTDPVFYVYVIEVERREELVGHLTRQGIGTEVYYPTPLHLQPCFAHLGHRRGDFPNAEAACERTLALPFHHDLDEDTVDRVCEAIRTFYAGSRA from the coding sequence GTGAACCCACCGTCCGCGCCACCCATTCCTTTTTTCACCCAGGCTTCGTCGTTCGAACGGTGCTGGCCCGAGATCAGCCGACATCTCAACGCCCTGTTGGACCGGGGCAAGTACTCGCACGGCCGCCAGGTGGTGGAACTGGAGGGGGTGCTGGCCGACTACACCGGCGCGGCGCACGTGCTGGCGGTCAACAGCGGCACCGATGCGCTGACGCTGCTGCTGCGCGCCGCCGGTGTGCGGCGCGGCGACGAGGTCGTGGTGCCCGCGTTCAGCTTCGTCGCGACGGCGTCGTCGGTCTCGCTCGCGCTGGCCACACCCGCGTTCGCCGACATCGACCCGGAGAGCTACGCGCTCGACCCGGAGTCCGCCGAGGCCGCGGTCACCGACCGGACCGCCGCGATCATGCCGACTCACCTGTTCTGGCAGATGGCGGACATGACCGGGATCGGCGAGGTGGCCGCCCGGCACGACCTGGCGCTGGTGGAGGACAGCGCCGAGGCGATCGGCATGCGGTGGGACGGCACGCACGCGGGACTGCTGGGCAAGGGCGGCGTGCTGTCCTTCTTCCCCACCAAGACCCTCGGCGCGCTCGGCGACGCGGGCGCGATCCTGACCAACGACCCGACCGTGGCCGAACTGGCGGGGACCCTGCGCCACCACGGCCGGATGGGCCGGACCACCGACCACATCGCGGGCATCTCCAACCTGTCCGGAGCGTCCGGCACCAACAGCAAGATGGACGACGTCCAGGCCTGCGTCCTGATGGGCAAACTGCCGCACCTGGACGACGACATCGCCCGCCGGGCCCAGCTCGCCGAGGCGTACACCGAGCGGCTCAGCGGGGTGCCGGGTGTGCTGCGGCTGCCGTCGCTCGCCAAGCGCGAGGTCCGGACCGACCCGGTGTTCTACGTGTACGTCATCGAGGTGGAACGCCGCGAAGAACTCGTCGGGCACCTGACGCGACAAGGCATCGGCACCGAGGTGTACTACCCGACGCCGCTGCACCTCCAGCCCTGCTTCGCCCACCTCGGCCACCGCCGCGGCGACTTCCCGAACGCCGAGGCCGCGTGCGAGCGCACCCTCGCCCTGCCCTTCCACCACGACCTCGACGAGGACACGGTCGACCGTGTCTGCGAGGCGATCCGCACCTTCTACGCCGGGAGCCGGGCATGA
- a CDS encoding sugar phosphate isomerase/epimerase family protein: MSADHATTFAGIGDEAGRSIGEQVEAHRRLGWSTIELRNVDGVALADLDDGAFGRVVEALGHAGLGVVCVDSRIANWARPITGDFGLDLDELDRLGKRCAALGTRYVRVMSYPNDGLDDAEWGSRVRRRMGVLAERAEALGLVLLHENCAGWAGADAGRALRLVEEVDSPALRLLFDIGNGVAYGYEAHDMLVPLLPWVEHVHVKDARGENGEAVYTLPGDGVCRVADCVRLLLDAGYTGAWTMEPHLRVRPHEGRTDAGADGLAEFVEYGRAMERLVAAVRGTPC, translated from the coding sequence GTGTCGGCTGACCACGCGACCACCTTCGCCGGCATCGGCGACGAGGCGGGCCGGTCGATCGGCGAGCAGGTCGAGGCTCACCGACGGCTCGGCTGGTCCACCATCGAGCTGCGCAACGTCGACGGCGTCGCGCTGGCCGACCTCGACGACGGCGCGTTCGGCCGCGTCGTCGAGGCGCTCGGCCACGCCGGGCTGGGCGTGGTGTGCGTCGACTCGCGGATCGCCAACTGGGCCCGGCCGATCACCGGCGACTTCGGGCTCGACCTGGACGAGCTCGACCGGCTCGGCAAGCGGTGCGCCGCGCTCGGCACCCGCTACGTGCGGGTGATGTCGTACCCGAACGACGGGCTGGACGACGCCGAGTGGGGTTCGAGGGTCCGGCGGCGGATGGGCGTCCTGGCCGAGCGGGCCGAGGCGCTGGGACTGGTGCTGCTGCACGAGAACTGCGCCGGCTGGGCGGGTGCGGACGCCGGCCGGGCCCTGCGGTTGGTCGAGGAGGTGGACAGCCCGGCCCTGCGGTTGCTGTTCGACATCGGCAACGGCGTCGCCTACGGCTACGAGGCCCACGACATGCTGGTCCCGCTGCTGCCGTGGGTGGAGCACGTGCACGTGAAGGACGCCCGCGGCGAGAACGGCGAGGCGGTCTACACGCTGCCCGGCGACGGGGTCTGCCGGGTCGCGGACTGCGTGCGGCTGCTGCTGGACGCCGGCTACACCGGCGCCTGGACGATGGAGCCGCACCTCCGGGTCCGTCCGCACGAGGGGCGCACGGACGCGGGCGCCGACGGGCTGGCGGAGTTCGTCGAGTACGGCCGGGCGATGGAGCGGCTCGTCGCCGCGGTGCGGGGGACCCCGTGCTGA
- a CDS encoding Gfo/Idh/MocA family oxidoreductase — translation MLRTLIIGLGRAGAGLHLAVLRRLRAGWEWDAVFDPAPVIAVDPRAHGASLGKDVLVTASIAEAAARLDPARTVVHVCTPPAVRLDLLRELAGLGFREIIVEKPITTDRAALAEILNLADAEELRLAVVAPWLASALTARLVELVANGGLGALRSVEIMQSKPRMGRSLANDGHPTAFDVEPPHSLGVCLRLAGAARLVDARLSDMTIGSTVIPNMGSAELVLRHEAATSRIVSDLASPVRERRIELDFAGGHVIGHYPGSADDHYAQLHVAAEGGPASRDVFPDDALTAYMRDTYLGFQQGKDFRDELAIGCQVAELIAEAKDLCLTGTEAASVG, via the coding sequence GTGCTGCGCACCTTGATCATCGGGTTGGGCCGGGCAGGAGCTGGCCTGCACCTGGCCGTGCTGCGCAGGCTGCGGGCGGGGTGGGAGTGGGACGCCGTGTTCGACCCGGCGCCCGTCATCGCGGTCGACCCGAGGGCGCACGGCGCCTCACTGGGGAAGGACGTGCTGGTCACGGCGTCGATCGCCGAGGCGGCCGCGCGGCTGGACCCGGCCAGGACCGTGGTGCACGTGTGCACGCCGCCCGCGGTCCGGCTGGACCTGCTGCGCGAGCTGGCGGGGCTCGGCTTCCGCGAGATCATCGTGGAGAAGCCGATCACCACGGACCGGGCGGCGCTCGCGGAGATCCTGAACTTGGCCGACGCCGAGGAGCTGCGGCTGGCCGTCGTGGCGCCGTGGCTGGCCAGCGCGCTGACCGCCCGGCTCGTCGAGCTGGTGGCGAACGGCGGACTGGGCGCGCTGCGCTCCGTCGAGATCATGCAGAGCAAGCCGCGGATGGGCCGTTCCCTGGCCAACGACGGGCATCCGACAGCGTTCGACGTCGAGCCGCCGCACTCGCTCGGCGTGTGCCTCCGGTTGGCGGGCGCCGCGCGGCTGGTCGACGCGCGGCTGTCGGACATGACGATCGGCTCCACCGTGATCCCCAACATGGGCTCGGCCGAACTGGTGCTCCGGCACGAGGCCGCGACCAGCCGGATCGTGTCCGACCTCGCGTCGCCGGTCCGGGAACGGCGGATCGAGCTCGACTTCGCGGGCGGGCACGTGATCGGCCACTACCCCGGCAGCGCGGACGACCACTACGCCCAGTTGCACGTCGCCGCCGAGGGCGGGCCCGCCAGCCGGGACGTCTTCCCGGACGACGCGCTGACCGCGTACATGCGCGACACGTACCTCGGTTTCCAGCAGGGCAAGGACTTCCGGGACGAGCTCGCGATCGGCTGCCAGGTGGCCGAGCTGATCGCCGAGGCCAAGGACCTGTGCCTGACCGGGACGGAGGCGGCCAGTGTCGGCTGA
- the ispH gene encoding 4-hydroxy-3-methylbut-2-enyl diphosphate reductase, producing the protein MVLAEPRSFCAGVRRAIDIVEMALERFGPPVYVRNQIVHNHHVVWALEQRDVRFVSSTDEVPRNAVCVLSAHGVSPAVREAAAARDLRVIDATCPLVSKVHQQVVRAARDERTILLVGHSDHEEVEGTYGEAPERTIVVSTVEEVRRLDLPRDTPVTYATQTTLSIDDTREVVDAITERFTDLTGPGTDDICFASQNRQNAVKVLAGRTDVVLVVGSENSSNTVRMVEVAQRAGVRSYLVPDVEALDESWVRDAASVGVSAGASAPEFLVDQLLDRLAELGFDRIDVVVTGSEADISFGLPSAAVGGPEAKSKESS; encoded by the coding sequence GTGGTACTGGCCGAACCGCGCAGCTTCTGCGCCGGTGTCCGGCGGGCGATCGACATCGTCGAGATGGCCCTGGAGCGATTCGGTCCGCCCGTCTACGTCCGGAACCAGATCGTGCACAACCACCACGTGGTCTGGGCGCTGGAGCAGCGCGACGTCCGGTTCGTCAGCTCCACCGACGAGGTCCCGCGCAACGCGGTGTGCGTGCTGTCCGCCCACGGCGTCTCGCCCGCGGTGCGGGAGGCCGCCGCGGCCCGCGACCTCAGGGTGATCGACGCGACCTGCCCGCTGGTGTCGAAGGTGCACCAGCAGGTGGTCAGGGCGGCTCGGGACGAGCGGACCATCCTGCTCGTCGGGCACTCCGACCACGAGGAGGTCGAGGGCACCTACGGGGAGGCTCCCGAGCGGACGATCGTGGTGAGCACCGTGGAGGAGGTCCGTCGACTGGACCTGCCGCGGGACACCCCGGTCACCTACGCGACCCAGACCACCCTGTCGATCGACGACACCCGCGAGGTGGTCGACGCGATCACCGAGCGCTTCACCGACCTGACCGGCCCCGGCACCGACGACATCTGCTTCGCCAGCCAGAACAGGCAGAACGCGGTGAAGGTGCTGGCGGGCAGGACCGACGTCGTGCTCGTCGTCGGTTCCGAGAACTCCAGCAACACCGTGCGCATGGTGGAGGTCGCGCAGCGCGCCGGGGTGCGGTCCTACCTCGTGCCGGACGTCGAGGCGCTGGACGAGAGCTGGGTGCGGGACGCGGCGTCGGTCGGGGTGAGCGCGGGCGCGAGCGCCCCGGAGTTCCTGGTGGACCAGTTGCTGGACCGGTTGGCCGAGTTGGGTTTCGACCGGATCGACGTGGTGGTCACCGGTTCGGAGGCGGACATCAGTTTCGGCCTGCCGTCCGCGGCCGTGGGCGGACCCGAGGCGAAGTCGAAGGAGTCGAGCTGA